A part of Rhopalosiphum maidis isolate BTI-1 chromosome 3, ASM367621v3, whole genome shotgun sequence genomic DNA contains:
- the LOC113556209 gene encoding mitochondrial import inner membrane translocase subunit Tim17-B-like encodes MEEFGREPCPMRILEDLGGAFAMGLIGGGIFQGIKGFRNAPTGVNRRFNGAFHSVATKAPNIGGSFAIWGGLFSTIDCSLVAIRKKEDPWNSIASGALTGGILAARNGIPAMTASAVFGGLLLAMIEGFGLFFMHMSAEQFRPQPPVFEDPTQINQPNAS; translated from the exons ATGGAAGAATTTGGAAGAGAACCATGTCCAATGAGAATATTAGAAGATCTTGGTGGAGCTTTTGCAATGGGTCTCATTGGTGGTGGTATTTTTCAAGGTATAAAAGGCTTCCGTAATGCTCCCACTGGAGTTAACAGACGTTTTAAT gGAGCTTTTCATTCTGTTGCAACCAAAGCACCCAACATAGGTGGTAGTTTTGCCATATGGGGAGGATTATTTTCAACCATTGATTGTTCACTAGTTGCCATCAGAAAAAAAGAAGACCCGTGGAATTCTATAGCTAGCGGTGCTTTGACCGGTGGTATATTAGCAGCACGTAATGGAATACCAGCTATGACAGCTAGTGCTGTTTTTGGAGGATTACTATTGGCAATGATCGAAGGatttggattattttttatgcatatgtCAGCCGAACAATTCAGACCTCAACCACCAGTATTTGAAGATCCAACTCAAATTAACCAACCTAACGCTAGTTAA
- the LOC113556208 gene encoding LOW QUALITY PROTEIN: protein artemis-like (The sequence of the model RefSeq protein was modified relative to this genomic sequence to represent the inferred CDS: inserted 1 base in 1 codon; substituted 1 base at 1 genomic stop codon), which translates to MSTFCGKLEDKELSFIGIDSFESHLLNCSIFMLSHIHKDHMRGIQDHSFQVTFNNTKNMMLYTSPLTITFLKRNKTINLREDKLISLEIGFPNLLKVYSDIFEYICVTLLPAGHCPGSVMFLIEXGAHHILYTGDFQIQLQDFKLFKPLLINNEGSRGPKNISALYLDTTFASKKYYEFLMRKESSANLIKVFEEWLHQDLNNKICLXMPGYIGIEYAIIEVAKHFKCSVHVHKQKYEESYSSIAELDNFVTPIYTNNRIHACSKNECDTDNINCMELNKNVKCVHINALAFTKDVINTGGHGIVKNNITRVCYSSHPSCKELREIVKFLNTEKLYFIVIVNQTHKEIYDILTENNWTPRAVKEDIIENLKVVLKLSNKFKNNLNRTEVLNKRPRLESPERE; encoded by the exons ATGTCTACCTTTTGTGGAAAATTAGAAGATAAGGAATTATCATTCATTGGCATTGATTCTTTTGAGTCACATCTTCTGAATTGTTCTATTTTTATGTTGTCTCATATTCATAAAGACCACATGCGTGGAATTCAAGATCATTCTTTTCAAGTGACAttcaataatactaaaaacatGATGCTTTATACATCACCGttgacaataacatttttaaaacgaaacaAAACCATTAATCTTAGAGAAGATAAACTTATATCTCTTGAAATTGGTTTCCCTAATTTATTGAAAGTATATtctgatatttttgaatacatttgtgTGACTCTCTTACCAGCTGGACATTGTCCAGGATCAGtcatgtttttaattg ctGGTGCAcatcacattttatatactgGAGATTTCCAAATACAATTACAAGAtttcaaactatttaaaccacttttgataaataatgaagGTAGTCGTGGTCCAAAGAATATATCTGCTTTGTATTTAGACACTACTTTtgcatcaaaaaaatattatgaatttctaaTGAGAAAAGAGAGTAGTGCTAACTtgataaaagtatttgaaGAATGGTTACATCAAgaccttaataataaaatttgtttgtgAATGCCtggatatataggtatagaatATGCCATAATTGAAGTTGCCAAACATTTCAAATGCTCTGTTCATGtgcataaacaaaaatacgaaGAATCGTATAGTTCAATAGCAGAATTAGACAACTTTGTAACTccaatttatactaataatagaatacatgcatgttcaaaaaatgaatgtgacactgataatattaactgtatggaattaaataaaaatgttaaatgtgtACATATTAATGCCCTAGCATTTACTAAAGATGTGATAAACACTGGGGGTCAtggaattgttaaaaataatataaccagAGTTTGTTATTCTAGCCATCCTAGTTGTAAGGAATTAAGAGAAATTGTCAAGTTCCTTAatacagaaaaattatattttattgtaatagttaATCAAACACATAAAgagatatatgatattttaaccgAAAATAATTGGACTCCTAGGGCAGTAAAGGaagatattatagaaaatctaaaagtggttttaaaactctccaataaatttaaaaacaatctaaATAGAACAGAAGTTTTAAACAAAAGACCAAGACTTGAATCTCCTGAAAGAGAATGA
- the LOC113559048 gene encoding GPI mannosyltransferase 3-like — translation MKYPTLLTVVTSLLIIRLFHLYIVRSWYVPDEYWQSLEIAHYVTFGYGYRTWEWIVGIRSYISISWIVILYKILKYFSLDTLQLLIWSPRFLQTLFSTFSDYCFVCWIQKHAKCSNVFWPVVCYMSNPFLAYCSTRTLVNTLETNLTTIALYYYPWSLKNKDVKFLWIVALACIIRPTAIIVWFPLIVFDFFAHKRYTVNNLIRYICIGLMSLIFSITLDSYLHGSFVVTQWNFLYYNIIKKVNAHYSVEHCYWYFVSGLPPVLGPIFFILIYCFIKKLRHINLYDTDSKLAITIFWSLSVLSMVSHKEQRFLLPLFPMIFFITSQQISIVCKKFIKLGIFTIILNIIILIYLGRYHQIGSTKVMSHLAEIPQNSTLLFLMPCHSTPLYSHLHLNITTRILTCEPNLHGISNYTDEADIFFENPKKWLEESYSVKSNNSFPTHIVMFDKLLNKVQGFLTKGKYKSILSIFHTDFPSVRTGHYIYVFSCIEYPNYIV, via the coding sequence ATGAAATATCCAACATTGCTGACTGTTGTTACATCTTTATTGATCATAAGATTGTTCCATCTATACATAGTTCGTTCATGGTATGTCCCAGATGAATACTGGCAGTCTTTGGAAATAGCTCATTACGTTACTTTTGGTTATGGATATCGCACTTGGGAATGGATCGTTGGTATAAGAAGTTATATTTCCATCTCATGGattgtaatactatataaaattttaaaatatttctcacTGGACACGTTACAACTTTTAATATGGAGTCCACGCTTTCTACAAACACTTTTTTCAACATTCTCAGATTATTGTTTTGTGTGCTGGATACAAAAACACGCTAAATGTTCAAATGTATTTTGGCCAGTAGTATGTTATATGTCAAATCCGTTTTTGGCATATTGTTCAACACGTACCTTAGTTAATACATTGGAAACCAACTTGACAACAATTGCATTGTATTACTACCCTTggtcattgaaaaataaagatgTGAAATTCTTATGGATAGTTGCTCTTGCTTGTATTATACGCCCAACCGCAATAATAGTTTGGTTTCCATTAAttgtgtttgatttttttgctcATAAACGTTACACTGTAAATAAtcttataagatatatttgtattggttTGATGTcacttatattttctataacgtTAGATTCTTACCTTCACGGTTCTTTTGTTGTTACACAGtggaattttttgtattataatattataaaaaaggtcAATGCTCATTATTCTGTTGAACATTGTTATTGGTATTTTGTCAGTGGACTACCACCAGTGTTGggaccaatattttttatattaatttattgttttatcaaaaaattaaggcACATTAATCTTTATGATACTGATTCCAAGTTggcaattacaatattttggtcTTTGTCAGTGTTAAGTATGGTTTCTCATAAAGAACAACGATTTCTATTGCCATTGTTTCCAATGATATTCTTTATTACATCTCAACAAATTTCTATAGTttgtaaaaagtttataaaattaggaATTTTTAcgatcatattaaatatcataatattaatttatttgggaCGGTATCATCAAATAGGGTCTACCAAAGTTATGTCACATTTAGCTGAGATACCTCAAaattcaacattattatttctaatgcCATGTCATTCAACTCCACTTTACAGTCACCTTCATTTGAATATAACTACAAGGATCTTAACATGTGAGCCAAATCTTCATGGCATATCAAATTATACTGATGAAgcagatatattttttgaaaatccaaAGAAGTGGCTTGAAGAGTCGTATTcagttaaaagtaataatagttttccCACTCACATAGTTATGTttgataaactattaaacaaagtacaaggatttttaactaaaggaaaatataaaagtattttatcaatatttcacACTGACTTTCCTTCTGTCAGAACTGGGCATTACATATATGTGTTTTCATGCATTGAATACcctaattatatagtataa